A genomic stretch from Pristiophorus japonicus isolate sPriJap1 chromosome 6, sPriJap1.hap1, whole genome shotgun sequence includes:
- the LOC139266234 gene encoding uncharacterized protein — translation MLFLNTNVSTIRSGAFKNYPMSLTWIEFYNNLINTIEIGALDALTNLTTLEIINNPLETLSVGIFDNISQLINLYLPDNKIKNLEKGLFDKLFNLEELRLFGNNITALPDQIFDNLTVLTKLHLGMNQINNLSQEIFEKLSKLKALRLYENQITDLPEGIFDNLPELTELSLTKNNIAHLPSGIFSKLDKLEKLYLDRNSITELPFGLLHNLTKITRLKLEYNKLSSLPASLFGLLPNLTELSLTRNNLSTIPDDVFSKLPNLEKLILSKNQITFLPKKAFIGLDNLKDLNLQENKLTALDSDILKHLSRLKNKLFNVPDGAFDNLRTLASSGLNLLDNPLVCDCQLLYLRNWMMSNSKKVKSLSKMLCHSPDTVAGQSITSLREEEFTCHNRAEHHTRSFNFYYDHVDIYCCYCTKYDKSHTRLDKLEKREYSPKNQSKMTRIHCLGFLFFTQLSGFVISSSDCEFNATILVCNKETTTEIPVTIPSNAIRMLFLNTNVSTIRSGAFKNYPMSLTWIEFYNNLINTIEIGALDALTNLTTLEIINNPLETLSVGIFDNISQLINLYLPDNKIKNLEKGLFDKLFNLEELRLFGNNITALPDQIFDNLTVLTKLHLGMNQINNLSQEIFEKLSKLKALRLYENQITDLPEGIFDNLPELTELSLTKNNIAHLPSGIFSKLDKLEKLYLDRNSITELPFGLLHNLTKITRLKLEYNKLSSLPASLFGLSPNLTELSLTRNNLSTIPDDVFSKLPNLEKLILSKNQITFLPKKAFIGLDNLKDLNLQENKLTALDSDILKHLSRLKRLNLAKNKLFNVPDGAFDNLRTLASSGLNLLDNPLVCDCQLLYLRNWMMSNSKKVKSLSKMLCHSPDTVAGQSITSLREENFTCLATTERSTTPEVSTSIMTMLTSTAVSTVTTEQTTVPQVSTLVTTIFTRISTVTTELSTEQHTTTELSTSTMATWVSAPIATMTTGITTEQISTPVVSTSFVTTSTALTTMTTELTTEQSTTPESSTPVQTTLLSTPNSTITTEQSTTPESSTPVQTTLLSTPNSTITTEQSTTPESSTPVQTTLLSTPNSTITTEQSTTPESSTPVQTTLLSTPNSTITTEQSTTPESSTPVQTTLLSTPNSTITTEQSTTPESSTPVQTTLLSTPNSTITTEQSTTPESSTPVQTTLLSTPNSTITTEQSTTPESSTPIQTTLLSTPNSTITTEQSTTPESSTPVQTTLLSTPNSTITTEQSTTPESSTPVQTTLLSTPNSTITTEQSTTPESSTPVQTTLLSTPNSTIITEQSTTPESSTPVQTTLLSTPNSTIITEQSTTPESSTPVQTTLLSTPNSTITTEQSTTPESSTPVQTTLLSTPNSTITTEQSTTPESSTPVQTTLLSTPNSTIITEQSTTPESSTPVQTTLLSTPNSTIITEQSTTPESSTPVQTTLLSTPNSTITTEQSTTPESSTPVQTTLLSTPNSTITTEQSTTPESSTPVQTTLLSTPNSTITTEQSTTPESSTPVQTTLLSTPNSTITTEQSTTPESSTPVQTTLLSTPNSTITTEQSTTPESSTPVQTTLLSTPNSTITTEQSTTPESSTPVQTTLLSTPNSTITTEQSTTPENSTPVQITLLSTPNSTITTEQTTTLEISTSAMEIMSTATTNIFTTTSITSKQTLPFVPRIPRSSTMPWTTSLKARKTQEMESSTNPIIDTKYYFILIPQIDTSTAVTPIILTTYTPKRPSDNESMQSRTTFNPVFSLSTGQTSSKNNTIASPSAREATASHERGSCRLLAQLYLILLLFQIIFTFTLLWFVLSIYNSLFHGKKKQLSIKLIKFSRR, via the exons ATGCTTTTTCTTAACACTAATGTTTCTACAATAAGATCTGGAGCCTTTAAGAATTATCCTATGTCACTGACGTGGATTGAATTTTACAATAATTTAATAAATACAATAGAAATTGGGGCCCTGGATGCTCTCACTAATCTCACAACACTTGAGATAATAAATAACCCATTGGAAACATTGAGCGTTGGGATTTTTgacaacatttcacaactgataaatcTTTACCTGCCAGATAACAAGATCAAGAACCTTGAAAAGGGATTATTTGATAAACTTTTCAATTTAGAAGAACTGCGGTTGTTTGGCAATAATATAACTGCACTTCCTGATCAGATATTTGACAATCTTACAGTCCTCACAAAACTGCACTTGGGAATGAATCAGATAAACAATCTTTCTCAGGAAATATTTGAAAAACTTTCTAAACTCAAAGCCCTCAGACTTTACGAAAATCAGATTACTGATCTCCCGGAAGGAATTTTTGATAATCTCCCAGAATTAACTGAGCTTTCTTTGACAAAGAACAATATTGCACATCTCCCATCTGGAATTTTTTCCAAACTCGATAAATTAGAAAAATTGTATTTGGATAGAAACTCTATCACCGAGCTTCCATTTGGACTTTTACACAATTTGACAAAAATAACTCGATTGAAGCTGGAGTATAACAAGCTCTCGAGCCTTCCTGCTAGTTTATTTGGATTATTGCCGAACCTCACTGAACTTTCACTGACTCGAAACAATCTTTCCACTATTCCTGATGATGTATTCAGTAAACTGCCTAATCTGGAAAAACTGATCTTGAGCAAGAACCAGATTACCTTTCTTCCAAAGAAAGCCTTCATTGGCCTTGATAATTTGAAAGATCTGAACCTGCAAGAAAATAAGCTTACAGCCTTAGACAGCGACATTTTAAAACATTTATCTAGGTTGAAAAACAAGTTGTTTAATGTACCTGATGGAGCATTTGATAATTTGAGAACTCTGGCTTCATCTGGACTCAATCTCCTGGATAATCCTTTGGTGTGTGACTGTCAATTACTGTACCTCAGAAATTGGATGATGTCTAATTCAAAGAAAGTAAAATCACTTAGTAAGATGCTGTGTCACAGTCCTGATACTGTAGCTGGGCAGAGTATTACATCTTTGAGAGAGGAAGAATTTACCTGCCACAACAGAGCGGAGCACCACACCAGAAGTTTCAACTTCTATTATGACCATGTTGACATCTACTGCTGTTA TTGTACTAAATATGATAAATCACACACAAGATTGGATAAATTGGAAAAGAGGGAATATTCTCCAAAAAACCAAAG CAAAATGACTCGCATACATTGCTTGGGCTTTCTGTTTTTTACACAGTTGTCTGGCTTCGTCATTTCCTCTTCTGATTGCGAGTTTAATGCAACAATCTTGGTTTGCAATAAAGAAACCACAActgaaattccagtgactataccaTCTAATGCAATTCGGATGCTTTTTCTTAACACTAATGTTTCTACAATAAGATCTGGAGCCTTTAAGAATTATCCTATGTCACTGACGTGGATTGAATTTTACAATAATTTAATAAATACAATAGAAATTGGGGCCCTGGATGCTCTCACTAATCTCACAACACTTGAGATAATAAATAACCCATTGGAAACATTGAGCGTTGGGATTTTTgacaacatttcacaactgataaatcTTTACCTGCCAGATAACAAGATCAAGAACCTTGAAAAGGGATTATTTGATAAACTTTTCAATTTAGAAGAACTGCGGTTGTTTGGCAATAATATAACTGCACTTCCTGATCAGATATTTGACAATCTTACAGTCCTCACAAAACTGCACTTGGGAATGAATCAGATAAACAATCTTTCTCAGGAAATATTTGAAAAACTTTCTAAACTCAAAGCCCTCAGACTTTACGAAAATCAGATTACTGATCTCCCGGAAGGAATTTTTGATAATCTCCCAGAATTAACTGAGCTTTCTTTGACAAAGAACAATATTGCACATCTCCCATCTGGAATTTTTTCCAAACTCGATAAATTAGAAAAATTGTATTTGGATAGAAACTCTATCACCGAGCTTCCATTTGGACTTTTACACAATTTGACAAAAATAACTCGATTGAAGCTGGAGTATAACAAGCTCTCGAGCCTTCCTGCTAGTTTATTTGGATTATCGCCGAACCTCACTGAACTTTCACTGACTCGAAACAATCTTTCCACTATTCCTGATGATGTATTCAGTAAACTGCCTAATCTGGAAAAACTGATCTTGAGCAAGAACCAGATTACCTTTCTTCCAAAGAAAGCCTTCATTGGCCTTGATAATTTGAAAGATCTGAACCTGCAAGAAAATAAGCTTACAGCCTTAGACAGCGACATTTTAAAACATTTATCCAGGTTGAAAAGGCTTAACCTTGCGAAAAACAAGTTGTTTAATGTACCTGATGGAGCATTTGATAATTTGAGAACTCTGGCTTCATCTGGACTCAATCTCCTGGATAATCCTTTGGTGTGTGACTGTCAATTACTGTACCTCAGAAATTGGATGATGTCTAATTCAAAGAAAGTAAAATCACTTAGTAAGATGCTGTGTCACAGTCCTGATACTGTAGCTGGGCAGAGTATTACATCTTTGAGAGAGGAAAATTTTACCTGCTTAGCCACAACAGAGCGGAGCACCACACCAGAAGTTTCAACTTCTATTATGACCATGTTGACATCTACTGCTGTTAGCACAGTTACCACAGAGCAGACTACCGTTCCACAAGTTTCAACATTGGTAACTACCATATTTACTCGTATTAGCACAGTTACAACAGAATTGTCAACAGAGCAGCACACCACCACAGAACTTTCAACTTCCACTATGGCCACTTGGGTATCTGCTCCTATTGCCACAATGACAACAGGAATAACAACTGAGCAGATTAGCACACCAGTGGTTTCAACTTCTTTCGTGACTACATCAACAGCTCTTACTACAATGACAACAGAATTAACAACGGAACAGAGCACTACTCCAGAAAGTTCAACTCCTGTTCAAACTACATTATTATCCACTCCCAATTCAACAATCACAACAGAACAGAGCACTACTCCAGAAAGTTCAACTCCTGTTCAAACTACATTATTATCCACTCCCAATTCAACAATCACAACAGAACAGAGCACTACTCCAGAAAGTTCAACTCCTGTTCAAACTACATTATTATCCACTCCCAATTCAACAATCACAACAGAACAGAGCACTACTCCAGAAAGTTCAACTCCTGTTCAAACTACATTATTATCCACTCCCAATTCAACAATCACAACAGAACAGAGCACTACTCCAGAAAGTTCAACTCCTGTTCAAACTACATTATTATCCACTCCCAATTCAACAATCACAACAGAACAGAGCACTACTCCAGAAAGTTCAACTCCTGTTCAAACTACATTATTATCCACTCCCAATTCAACAATCACAACAGAACAGAGCACTACTCCAGAAAGTTCAACTCCTGTTCAAACTACATTATTATCCACTCCCAATTCAACAATCACAACAGAACAGAGCACTACTCCAGAAAGTTCAACTCCTATTCAAACTACATTATTATCCACTCCCAATTCAACAATCACAACAGAACAGAGCACTACTCCAGAAAGTTCAACTCCTGTTCAAACTACATTATTATCCACTCCCAATTCAACAATCACAACAGAACAGAGCACTACTCCAGAAAGTTCAACTCCTGTTCAAACTACATTATTATCCACTCCCAATTCAACAATCACAACAGAACAGAGCACTACTCCAGAAAGTTCAACTCCTGTTCAAACTACATTATTATCCACTCCCAATTCAACAATCATAACGGAACAGAGCACTACTCCAGAAAGTTCAACTCCTGTTCAAACTACATTATTATCCACTCCCAATTCAACAATCATAACGGAACAGAGCACTACTCCAGAAAGTTCAACTCCTGTTCAAACTACATTATTATCCACTCCCAATTCAACAATCACAACAGAACAGAGCACTACTCCAGAAAGTTCAACTCCTGTTCAAACTACATTATTATCCACTCCCAATTCAACAATCACAACAGAACAGAGCACTACTCCAGAAAGTTCAACTCCTGTTCAAACTACATTATTATCCACTCCCAATTCAACAATCATAACGGAACAGAGCACTACTCCAGAAAGTTCAACTCCTGTTCAAACTACATTATTATCCACTCCCAATTCAACAATCATAACGGAACAGAGCACTACTCCAGAAAGTTCAACTCCTGTTCAAACTACATTATTATCCACTCCCAATTCAACAATCACAACAGAACAGAGCACTACTCCAGAAAGTTCAACTCCTGTTCAAACTACATTATTATCCACTCCCAATTCAACAATCACAACAGAACAGAGCACTACTCCAGAAAGTTCAACTCCTGTTCAAACTACATTATTATCCACTCCCAATTCAACAATCACAACAGAACAGAGCACTACTCCAGAAAGTTCAACTCCTGTTCAAACTACATTATTATCCACTCCCAATTCAACAATCACAACGGAACAGAGCACTACTCCAGAAAGTTCAACTCCTGTTCAAACTACATTATTATCCACTCCCAATTCAACAATCACAACAGAACAGAGCACTACTCCAGAAAGTTCAACTCCTGTTCAAACTACATTATTATCCACTCCCAATTCAACAATCACAACGGAACAGAGCACTACTCCAGAAAGTTCAACTCCTGTTCAAACTACATTATTATCCACTCCCAATTCAACAATCACAACAGAACAGAGCACTACTCCAGAAAATTCAACTCCTGTTCAAATTACGTTATTATCCACTCCCAATTCAACAATCACAACAGAACAAACCACTACTCTAGAAATTTCAACTTCTGCTATGGAAATTATGAGTACAGCAACGACAAATATTTTTACAACTACCAGCATAACATCCAAGCAAACATTACCGTTTGTGCCTCGTAtacctaggtcatccacaatgcccTGGACCACATCACTGAAGGCTAGGAAAACACAGGAAATGGAATCCTCCACCAACCCTATTATAGATACAAAGTACTACTTTATATTAATTCCACAGATAGATACATCTACTGCTGTCACTCCAATAATCCTTACTACATACACTCCAAAAAGACCAAGTGACAATGAATCAATGCAGTCAAGAACCACCTTCAATCCAGTATTTAGTTTGAGTACTGGCCAGACATCTAGTAAGAATAATACAATCGCATCACCTTCTGCAAGAGAAGCAACGGCTTCCCATGAAAGAGGAAGCTGTAGGTTATTAGCACAATTATATCTAATACTACTACTGTTCCAAATAATCTTCACGTTCACTCTTCTGTGGTTTGTATTAAGCATTTACAATTCACTTTTTCATGGAAAGAAAAAGCAGCTCTCGAttaaattaattaagttttcaagaagATAA